From the genome of Bacteroidales bacterium, one region includes:
- a CDS encoding NADP-dependent oxidoreductase encodes MNRAILLAKRPKGKPLLSDFKFVREAMPVIRAGEVMLKTGFVSVDPYLRGRMNDAKSYVAPFELDKAIRSGVIAQVIESKHPGFIEGDYVSGMLEWKEYLASDGQGLHKVDADKAPLSAYLGVLGMTGLTAYLGLSEIGKPKKGETVVVSGAAGAVGSVAGQIAKIRGCRVVGIAGSDEKAGMLTSEFGFDAAINYRSTRNMRKAIATACPDGVDVYFDNVGGEISDAVLVKINRFARIVVCGAISVYNASSLPQSISVQPFLVRNSALMQGFIVNDYEAGFPGALVQLSGWLTEGKLRHAETLVEGFDLIPQAFLDLFEGRNKGKMVVKI; translated from the coding sequence ATGAATCGAGCCATATTGCTAGCTAAAAGACCAAAGGGAAAGCCCCTGCTTTCGGATTTCAAATTTGTCAGGGAAGCCATGCCGGTTATACGTGCAGGGGAAGTCATGTTAAAGACAGGCTTTGTGTCTGTGGACCCCTATCTGAGAGGCCGGATGAACGATGCGAAATCCTATGTGGCTCCGTTTGAACTGGACAAAGCCATTCGCTCCGGGGTAATTGCTCAGGTGATTGAATCAAAGCACCCCGGATTTATCGAAGGGGATTATGTTTCCGGAATGCTGGAGTGGAAGGAATATCTGGCATCCGATGGTCAGGGTCTGCATAAGGTGGATGCGGATAAAGCCCCGCTTTCCGCTTATCTGGGAGTTTTGGGAATGACGGGTCTTACGGCCTACCTGGGTTTGTCCGAAATCGGGAAGCCAAAAAAAGGGGAGACCGTGGTGGTTTCTGGCGCTGCAGGTGCAGTGGGGAGCGTGGCAGGCCAGATTGCGAAAATCCGTGGCTGCCGCGTGGTTGGTATCGCCGGATCGGATGAAAAGGCCGGGATGCTCACCTCTGAATTCGGCTTTGATGCAGCTATCAATTACAGAAGCACCCGGAACATGAGAAAAGCCATAGCCACTGCCTGTCCCGATGGAGTGGATGTGTATTTCGATAATGTGGGAGGTGAGATTTCAGATGCGGTCCTGGTGAAAATCAATCGCTTTGCCAGAATCGTGGTATGCGGGGCCATTTCGGTTTATAACGCAAGCTCTCTGCCCCAGAGCATTAGCGTTCAGCCATTTCTGGTACGCAACAGTGCCCTGATGCAGGGGTTTATTGTAAATGATTATGAGGCTGGATTTCCCGGAGCCTTGGTCCAATTATCGGGCTGGCTGACCGAAGGTAAACTGCGGCATGCAGAAACCCTGGTGGAGGGTTTTGATTTGATCCCGCAGGCTTTCCTGGATCTCTTTGAGGGCAGGAACAAAGGTAAGATGGTCGTTAAAATATGA
- a CDS encoding NAD(P)H-binding protein, whose product MKDQKTAIVLGSTGLTGSLLVKKLIADDRYASIKLFSRRASGIRSPKVKEHLGDVLQLEDFQENFRADEVFVCVGTTSVKTKDRAVYRAIDYGIPVAASRLARVNRIPTMVVISAIGANPGSKIFYSRTKGEMEQAVLDQQISHTYLLRPSLILGQREERRFGESLGAVLLKLSHPFLLGRFRKYRAIEASCIAAAMINLATSLPDMQIVPSDIIQKMGKD is encoded by the coding sequence ATGAAAGATCAGAAGACAGCCATAGTATTGGGAAGCACTGGATTGACAGGAAGCTTGCTTGTAAAAAAATTAATTGCAGATGACCGCTATGCAAGCATAAAACTATTTTCCAGAAGGGCTTCCGGAATCCGCTCTCCCAAAGTCAAAGAGCATCTGGGCGATGTGCTTCAGCTGGAAGACTTCCAGGAAAATTTCAGGGCCGATGAGGTTTTTGTCTGTGTGGGAACCACTTCGGTGAAAACCAAAGACAGGGCGGTCTACCGCGCCATTGATTACGGGATTCCTGTGGCCGCCTCCAGACTGGCCCGAGTGAACAGGATACCCACTATGGTGGTGATCTCGGCGATTGGGGCGAACCCCGGAAGTAAAATCTTTTACAGCAGGACCAAAGGAGAGATGGAGCAGGCTGTTTTGGATCAACAAATCTCCCATACCTACCTTCTGCGTCCTTCACTGATTTTGGGACAAAGAGAGGAGAGGAGGTTCGGAGAGAGCCTGGGAGCAGTCCTGCTGAAACTGTCCCATCCCTTCCTTCTGGGAAGGTTCAGGAAATACAGGGCCATTGAGGCCTCCTGCATAGCCGCTGCCATGATTAATCTGGCCACATCCCTGCCCGACATGCAGATTGTACCCTCGGATATCATTCAAAAAATGGGAAAAGACTGA